A window of the Parvularcula bermudensis HTCC2503 genome harbors these coding sequences:
- the ruvC gene encoding crossover junction endodeoxyribonuclease RuvC: MERCVRIIGIDPGLRATGWGVIETEGTRLRFVASGFIRPATKTDLAQRLYRLSCELAAVLDSHRPDEAAVEETFVNADPRSALKLGQARGICLAGPAALGCPVAEYAPNTIKKAVVGVGHADKRQVAAMVARLLPKAGTPANDEADALAIAICHASHRGSFQGCGQRVAV, from the coding sequence ATGGAGCGATGCGTCAGAATCATCGGGATCGATCCCGGTCTCCGCGCCACCGGCTGGGGCGTGATCGAGACGGAGGGAACCCGCCTGCGCTTCGTCGCGAGCGGGTTCATTCGGCCCGCGACAAAGACGGATTTGGCGCAACGCCTGTACCGATTAAGTTGTGAATTGGCCGCCGTTCTGGATAGCCACCGGCCGGATGAAGCCGCGGTCGAAGAGACCTTTGTGAACGCCGATCCACGATCCGCCCTCAAGCTCGGCCAGGCCCGGGGCATCTGCCTTGCAGGTCCAGCGGCCCTTGGTTGTCCGGTGGCGGAATATGCGCCGAACACCATAAAAAAGGCCGTGGTCGGGGTCGGGCATGCTGACAAGCGGCAGGTGGCCGCCATGGTCGCCCGTCTGTTGCCAAAGGCGGGCACCCCGGCGAACGATGAGGCCGACGCCCTGGCGATCGCGATATGCCATGCAAGCCACCGGGGCAGCTTCCAGGGCTGTGGCCAGCGGGTTGCCGTATGA
- the ribD gene encoding bifunctional diaminohydroxyphosphoribosylaminopyrimidine deaminase/5-amino-6-(5-phosphoribosylamino)uracil reductase RibD: MTLTDDICMDRAAALGELGAGFTAPNPMVGCVLVKGGQIVGEGYHPRPGADHAEIAALKAAGAEARGAVAYVTLEPCNHYGATPPCTKALIEAGVAEVVYAVADPNPLASGGRETLQAAGIAVRAHPTLAASRLTDAWRFSLTADRPWVAAKFAATLDGRVATRGGDSQWITGPAARARSHDLRQRSGAIVVGVGTVLADNPALNPRPEGRAAAETLKVIFDSQARTPPHAACLSSPGPVLLITAEDAPGAAKSALKESGAHIISVQRENEGLCLRSALHCLRADFGCLSIMVEGGGRLLGSFADAGLIDEVWAFLAPKILGGGQCAVDGHGPSRIGEAMALTDVSIEMAGPDFLIRGRVPRGSES; encoded by the coding sequence ATGACGCTCACGGACGATATATGCATGGACCGGGCTGCCGCCCTCGGTGAATTGGGGGCCGGCTTTACGGCGCCCAATCCGATGGTCGGGTGTGTTCTCGTCAAAGGCGGTCAGATCGTGGGCGAGGGATACCATCCGCGCCCCGGCGCAGATCATGCCGAAATTGCCGCGCTCAAGGCGGCCGGCGCCGAGGCCCGCGGGGCGGTCGCCTATGTCACGTTAGAGCCCTGCAACCATTATGGCGCGACCCCCCCCTGCACCAAAGCCCTTATCGAGGCGGGGGTGGCCGAGGTCGTCTACGCCGTTGCTGACCCAAACCCCCTCGCGTCCGGCGGGCGGGAAACGCTGCAAGCCGCCGGCATAGCTGTCCGCGCCCATCCCACCTTGGCGGCAAGCCGCCTGACCGATGCCTGGCGCTTTAGCCTGACCGCCGATCGCCCTTGGGTGGCGGCGAAATTCGCCGCGACCCTTGACGGGCGGGTGGCGACCAGGGGCGGGGACAGTCAATGGATCACCGGGCCCGCCGCGCGGGCACGAAGTCATGATCTGCGCCAGAGAAGCGGGGCCATTGTCGTTGGAGTGGGAACCGTATTGGCGGATAATCCAGCCCTGAACCCCCGACCTGAGGGACGAGCGGCTGCCGAGACACTCAAGGTTATTTTCGACAGTCAGGCTCGAACCCCTCCCCATGCGGCATGTCTCAGCTCTCCCGGTCCGGTTTTATTGATCACGGCGGAGGACGCGCCGGGGGCGGCAAAGTCTGCACTAAAGGAAAGCGGCGCACATATCATCAGTGTGCAGAGGGAAAATGAGGGTCTGTGTCTCCGAAGTGCCCTTCATTGCTTGCGCGCTGATTTTGGCTGCTTGTCGATCATGGTTGAGGGCGGGGGGCGCCTCCTAGGCAGCTTTGCAGATGCGGGTCTGATTGACGAAGTGTGGGCTTTTCTTGCGCCAAAAATTCTCGGGGGTGGGCAATGCGCTGTCGATGGCCACGGGCCTTCCAGGATCGGCGAGGCGATGGCGCTGACCGATGTCAGTATCGAGATGGCCGGACCCGATTTTCTGATTCGTGGCCGAGTGCCGAGAGGGAGCGAAAGCTGA
- a CDS encoding DUF3035 domain-containing protein, with protein MVRLSHLVLLSGAALALAACGSNRGVLGGGKSSPDEFAIVTKAPLTVPPDFALRPPKPGETRPEALSTSERTRQLLIGDVNAAPPSNGELALLESAGAVEADSNIREILDAENGGRAEKNASLANQLIFWDFAGGEIDDTDAPLRVEDAEAWKQERAEAIESVTGGDPVVISRDRRILNLPGVR; from the coding sequence ATGGTACGCTTGTCTCACCTCGTCCTCTTATCGGGGGCCGCCCTCGCCCTTGCCGCCTGCGGCAGCAATCGGGGGGTGTTGGGGGGAGGGAAATCCTCTCCGGACGAGTTTGCGATCGTCACCAAGGCCCCGTTGACGGTGCCGCCTGATTTCGCCCTGCGCCCCCCGAAACCGGGCGAAACCCGGCCTGAGGCCCTCTCCACCTCCGAACGGACACGGCAATTGTTGATCGGCGATGTAAATGCGGCCCCGCCATCGAATGGTGAACTGGCGCTTTTGGAGAGTGCTGGCGCGGTCGAGGCGGACTCCAATATCCGGGAGATTTTGGACGCCGAGAATGGCGGGCGGGCTGAGAAGAATGCCAGCCTGGCCAATCAGCTTATTTTTTGGGACTTTGCCGGGGGCGAGATCGACGATACCGATGCGCCGTTGCGGGTCGAGGATGCCGAGGCCTGGAAGCAGGAGCGGGCAGAAGCGATTGAGTCCGTGACCGGCGGCGACCCCGTCGTCATTTCGCGGGACCGCCGGATCCTCAACCTGCCCGGCGTTCGCTGA
- the lspA gene encoding signal peptidase II: MSPLRRRGLGMTAIKEWLTAARGNPVFALTCGVAAVTILLDQMTKMAILHLIDLPGRRFGHLDLTPFFDLTYVENRGVSFGFFAGGMTSRILLTVLALGVAAGFVHWAGRLDRRIAALGAGLIVGGAVGNAIDRTFYGYVVDFLDFSAIGFPWKFNIADTSINLGVAALAYDAFFIVPNRDRTAAPNPTERKVQTGFPGEDHLPKQPDDDHAQTAEDR; the protein is encoded by the coding sequence GTGTCGCCGCTGCGCCGCCGTGGTCTCGGCATGACGGCGATCAAGGAATGGCTCACGGCGGCGCGGGGGAATCCGGTTTTCGCCCTGACCTGCGGGGTGGCCGCGGTGACGATCCTGCTCGATCAGATGACCAAAATGGCCATCCTGCACCTCATCGATTTGCCGGGGCGGCGCTTTGGGCATCTCGATCTGACGCCCTTTTTCGATCTGACCTATGTGGAGAACCGAGGGGTGAGTTTCGGGTTTTTCGCAGGGGGGATGACGTCTCGCATTTTACTGACCGTCCTGGCCCTCGGCGTGGCCGCGGGGTTTGTTCATTGGGCGGGGCGCCTTGACCGGCGGATCGCCGCCCTCGGCGCGGGGCTGATTGTCGGCGGGGCCGTCGGAAATGCGATCGATCGAACCTTCTACGGCTATGTGGTCGATTTTCTCGATTTCTCGGCTATTGGATTTCCGTGGAAATTCAATATCGCCGATACGTCGATCAATTTGGGTGTGGCGGCGCTTGCCTATGATGCCTTCTTCATTGTCCCGAACCGGGACAGGACGGCTGCTCCAAACCCTACCGAACGGAAAGTTCAAACAGGGTTTCCTGGGGAGGATCATCTCCCTAAACAGCCTGATGATGACCATGCGCAGACTGCTGAGGATCGCTAA
- the ruvA gene encoding Holliday junction branch migration protein RuvA, translated as MIAALHGTVSVLSGENAIIDVNGVGYEVAATPRLLSSLAQGQEVRLITETLVAETYIRLVAFQTIEERLTFRLLQTVQGVGAKAALAILSALTPADLFDAVEAGDKAMVARAQGVGPKLALRIVTELKGKCGGIVGAFPAVASPRATSAAAVDSPAEDAVAALVALGFDHGAARRTISTLPDLETSRTEDLITAGLKTLAAS; from the coding sequence ATGATCGCCGCTCTTCACGGTACGGTCAGCGTCTTGAGCGGCGAGAACGCCATCATCGATGTCAACGGTGTCGGCTATGAGGTGGCAGCGACCCCTCGGCTTCTCTCCTCCCTCGCCCAGGGACAGGAAGTGCGCTTGATCACCGAAACGCTTGTGGCCGAGACCTATATCCGACTGGTGGCCTTCCAAACGATTGAGGAGCGCCTCACCTTCCGCTTGCTGCAAACGGTTCAGGGCGTCGGCGCCAAGGCCGCCCTGGCGATCCTCTCCGCGCTGACCCCTGCTGATCTATTCGATGCGGTGGAGGCCGGGGACAAAGCCATGGTGGCGAGAGCCCAAGGGGTGGGCCCCAAACTCGCCCTACGGATCGTCACGGAACTAAAAGGGAAATGCGGCGGCATTGTCGGCGCCTTTCCCGCCGTCGCCTCACCAAGGGCGACGAGCGCGGCCGCCGTCGACAGTCCGGCAGAGGATGCCGTGGCCGCTCTTGTCGCCCTCGGTTTCGACCACGGCGCCGCGCGGCGAACCATCTCGACCCTTCCTGATCTCGAAACGTCCCGCACCGAGGATCTCATCACCGCCGGGCTGAAAACCCTTGCCGCCTCATGA
- the ybgC gene encoding tol-pal system-associated acyl-CoA thioesterase: protein MTDTGNNSLSIRIYYEDTDAGGIVYHANYLKYFERGRTEALRRVHGDISNLASDPASPILFVVASIQVDFKRPGHLDDIIRIKTDLVHAKGARLIFDQRAYRGDTLLVRADVVVAATDGTGRPCRLPASLAAALLPNGSAAN from the coding sequence ATGACCGATACCGGCAACAATTCGCTCAGTATTCGCATTTATTATGAGGACACCGATGCCGGCGGCATCGTCTATCACGCGAATTACCTGAAGTATTTCGAGCGCGGGCGCACTGAGGCTTTGCGCCGCGTTCACGGTGATATTTCCAATTTGGCCAGCGACCCCGCTTCGCCGATCCTGTTCGTCGTGGCGTCGATACAGGTTGACTTTAAGCGCCCTGGTCATCTCGATGATATAATCAGGATAAAAACCGATCTCGTCCACGCGAAAGGGGCTCGCTTGATCTTTGACCAGCGGGCCTATCGCGGGGATACCCTGCTGGTTCGCGCTGACGTCGTGGTCGCCGCCACCGACGGGACGGGGCGACCCTGTCGCCTCCCCGCCTCCCTCGCCGCTGCACTCCTGCCCAATGGATCAGCCGCCAATTAG
- the ribE gene encoding 6,7-dimethyl-8-ribityllumazine synthase yields the protein MVKRIHPLATGTDRRVAIVDTAWNDFIVRNLTEGAIETLKRQGVADDHILHVTVPGAFELPIAVRQLAETGAVDAIVALGCVIRGATPHFEFVAGEAAKGVASVMADTGVPVAFGVLTTDTIDQAIERAGTKLGNKGAEAASVAIEMIGTLAALKGMRRDES from the coding sequence ATGGTGAAGCGTATTCATCCCCTCGCAACGGGCACGGATCGACGCGTCGCGATCGTCGATACGGCCTGGAACGATTTCATTGTCCGTAATTTGACGGAAGGCGCCATTGAGACCTTGAAGCGTCAAGGGGTGGCCGATGATCATATCCTGCACGTCACCGTCCCTGGGGCTTTTGAACTTCCCATCGCCGTACGGCAATTAGCCGAGACCGGCGCCGTCGACGCCATTGTCGCTTTGGGCTGTGTGATTAGAGGCGCGACGCCGCATTTTGAGTTTGTCGCCGGCGAAGCCGCAAAGGGAGTGGCGTCCGTGATGGCCGATACGGGGGTGCCCGTCGCGTTCGGTGTCCTGACGACCGATACGATTGACCAGGCCATCGAACGGGCAGGAACGAAACTTGGCAATAAAGGGGCAGAGGCGGCCAGCGTTGCCATTGAGATGATCGGCACCCTTGCCGCACTGAAAGGAATGCGCCGTGACGAAAGCTAA
- the folE gene encoding GTP cyclohydrolase I FolE, protein MTKANRPSRADAEEAVRTILSYIGEDPQREGLIDTPKRFIGAYDDWFKGYSEDPEEFLSRTFEEVEGYDDIVLLRNIRVESHCEHHVAPIIGTAHVGYLPSDRVVGLSKIARVVDAYSKRLQSQETLTNQIAGALDRVLQPRGVAVIIDAEHQCISTRGIHKDDISCVTRSFTGDFKADPRMEDRFYRLIGG, encoded by the coding sequence GTGACGAAAGCTAACCGACCAAGCCGCGCCGATGCTGAAGAAGCTGTGCGCACCATTCTTTCCTATATCGGAGAGGACCCGCAGCGAGAGGGATTGATCGACACGCCCAAGCGTTTCATCGGCGCCTATGACGATTGGTTCAAAGGCTACAGTGAGGATCCCGAGGAGTTTCTGTCCCGTACGTTCGAGGAAGTCGAAGGCTATGACGACATTGTCCTTTTACGAAATATTCGGGTGGAGAGCCATTGCGAGCACCATGTCGCACCGATCATCGGCACTGCCCATGTTGGATATCTGCCTAGTGACCGGGTTGTTGGCCTGTCAAAGATTGCGCGCGTGGTCGATGCCTATAGCAAGCGTCTTCAAAGCCAGGAGACGTTGACGAATCAGATTGCCGGCGCTCTTGATCGTGTCCTCCAGCCGAGGGGCGTTGCGGTGATTATTGATGCCGAACATCAATGCATCAGTACCCGCGGAATTCACAAGGATGACATTTCCTGCGTGACGCGGAGCTTTACCGGCGACTTTAAGGCCGACCCACGGATGGAGGATCGCTTCTATCGCCTAATTGGCGGCTGA
- the ribE gene encoding riboflavin synthase, translated as MFTGLIEEMGTLLDRSMTEGGATLTIEAAKVLEGVAFGDSIAVEGVCLSVTSFTPSQFTVGLAPETLSRTTLGALSFGAPLNLERSLTPVSRMGGHYVQGHVDGTGRIHTVKADGDALLIRIDCGPELLKYIVPKGYIAVDGTSLTVIDVDDAGFTLTLIAHTQPLVTLGKKREGDPVNLETDILGKYAEKFLQGGK; from the coding sequence ATGTTCACGGGACTGATCGAAGAAATGGGGACGCTGCTCGACAGATCGATGACGGAGGGCGGCGCCACCTTGACCATTGAGGCGGCAAAAGTCCTTGAGGGCGTTGCCTTTGGTGACTCCATTGCCGTCGAAGGGGTGTGTCTGTCCGTTACGTCCTTTACGCCAAGTCAATTTACGGTTGGGCTTGCACCGGAAACCCTCTCGCGCACGACGCTGGGCGCGCTGTCGTTCGGGGCGCCGCTCAATCTTGAACGATCGCTCACGCCTGTTTCGCGCATGGGGGGACACTACGTCCAAGGACATGTGGATGGGACGGGGCGCATCCACACGGTCAAGGCCGACGGCGACGCGCTTCTCATCCGTATCGACTGCGGCCCCGAGCTTCTCAAATATATCGTACCGAAAGGATATATTGCCGTCGATGGCACCAGTCTGACGGTGATCGATGTCGATGATGCCGGCTTCACCCTGACCCTGATCGCGCATACCCAGCCCCTCGTTACCTTGGGCAAAAAGCGTGAAGGCGATCCGGTAAATCTCGAGACGGATATTCTTGGAAAATATGCCGAAAAATTCCTGCAAGGAGGAAAATAA
- the ribB gene encoding 3,4-dihydroxy-2-butanone-4-phosphate synthase, whose protein sequence is MSFVSVEEAAKAVAAGRFVIICDDEGRENEGDLMIAAEFADADAVNFCTIHGRGLICCAVEPAIADRLGLQLMVPQKDNRSGFGTAFTVSVEAREGVTTGISAADRARTIEVLCDPKSTPEDLVSPGHMFPLRAHPEGTLGRGGQTEASVDLARIAGCRPAGVICEVMNEDGTMARRDDLMKVAAKHDIPMVTVEAIKAYRKAKKVEAA, encoded by the coding sequence ATGAGCTTTGTCTCCGTTGAAGAAGCTGCCAAGGCCGTTGCGGCCGGTCGTTTCGTCATCATCTGCGACGATGAAGGACGGGAAAACGAAGGGGATCTGATGATCGCGGCCGAATTTGCCGACGCCGATGCGGTGAATTTCTGTACGATTCACGGCCGGGGTCTCATCTGTTGTGCCGTCGAGCCGGCGATAGCCGATCGTCTAGGTCTTCAATTAATGGTGCCGCAAAAGGACAATCGCTCTGGCTTTGGCACTGCTTTCACCGTGTCGGTGGAGGCGAGAGAAGGGGTGACGACCGGCATTTCCGCTGCCGACCGTGCACGGACGATTGAGGTTTTGTGCGACCCTAAATCTACGCCTGAGGATCTCGTCAGTCCCGGTCATATGTTCCCCCTGCGCGCCCATCCTGAAGGTACGCTAGGCCGGGGCGGTCAAACAGAGGCGAGCGTCGATCTGGCGCGTATCGCCGGGTGCCGCCCCGCCGGCGTGATCTGCGAGGTCATGAACGAGGACGGTACCATGGCGCGCCGCGACGATTTGATGAAGGTGGCCGCGAAGCACGATATTCCCATGGTGACGGTCGAAGCGATCAAGGCGTATCGCAAGGCAAAGAAAGTGGAGGCAGCGTGA
- the ruvB gene encoding Holliday junction branch migration DNA helicase RuvB encodes MTEARLTDPQPQEDDQDRALRPTRLADFQGQAQVKANLSIFVNAARQRGEAMDHVLLHGPPGLGKTTLARIVAEELGVGFRSTSGPVISKAGDLAAILTGLDPHDVLFIDEIHRLTPTVEEILYPAMEDFRLDILIGEGPSARSVTIDLPPFTLIGATTRSGLLAKPLLDRFGIPLRLQFYTEEELKGIILRGADRLSTPLTTEGAGEIARRSRGTPRVAGRLLRRVRDVATVEGTLPITEEVATKALRRLDVDQLGLEMLDRRYLEIIVTHFGGGPVGVDTLAASLAEARDAVEDVIEPFLLQQGLIQRTPRGRKVTDRAYRHLGLPPPSAKETDPVLI; translated from the coding sequence ATGACGGAAGCCCGCTTAACCGACCCACAGCCGCAAGAGGACGACCAGGACCGCGCCCTGCGCCCGACGCGGCTCGCCGATTTTCAAGGGCAAGCACAGGTCAAGGCCAACCTGTCGATCTTCGTCAATGCTGCGCGTCAGCGGGGGGAGGCGATGGATCACGTCCTTCTCCACGGGCCGCCTGGCCTTGGAAAGACAACCCTTGCCCGCATCGTTGCCGAGGAATTGGGGGTCGGTTTTCGATCGACATCGGGGCCGGTCATTTCAAAGGCCGGCGATTTGGCGGCGATCCTGACCGGTCTTGACCCTCATGATGTCCTCTTTATCGACGAGATTCATCGATTGACCCCGACGGTTGAGGAAATTCTGTACCCGGCGATGGAAGATTTCCGGCTCGACATTTTGATCGGTGAAGGCCCCTCTGCACGATCGGTCACGATCGATCTGCCGCCCTTCACCCTGATTGGCGCCACCACCCGTTCCGGCCTGTTGGCAAAGCCGCTTCTCGATCGTTTCGGTATTCCTTTACGTCTTCAATTCTACACGGAAGAAGAATTGAAGGGCATTATTTTAAGGGGAGCCGATCGGCTCTCCACCCCCCTAACGACAGAGGGCGCGGGCGAGATCGCGCGACGATCACGCGGCACCCCGCGCGTCGCAGGCCGTCTTTTACGCCGTGTACGGGATGTTGCCACGGTGGAAGGGACGCTTCCCATCACTGAGGAGGTGGCAACTAAGGCGCTTCGTCGTCTCGATGTCGATCAGCTTGGCCTTGAAATGCTTGACCGACGCTATCTGGAAATCATCGTGACGCATTTCGGCGGCGGGCCGGTCGGGGTCGACACCCTTGCCGCCAGCCTTGCCGAAGCGCGAGACGCCGTTGAGGATGTGATCGAGCCCTTCCTTCTCCAGCAAGGGCTGATACAACGAACACCCCGCGGCCGAAAGGTGACCGACCGAGCCTATCGCCATCTTGGGCTCCCCCCACCCAGCGCCAAGGAGACGGACCCCGTCCTGATATGA